In the Solanum pennellii chromosome 5, SPENNV200 genome, one interval contains:
- the LOC107019680 gene encoding nuclear transcription factor Y subunit C-4-like, which produces MYSLHFCVFELVNIEKITMENNFEKSTVKAGQSDAHSTLSQPKLEKKQEALEMFWRDKKREMENVNNFKNNLLLPPNRIKTIMKMDTDVRMIATETPVLLAKACELFIQELTLLSWFKAEKNCRRTLKKDDLINVIIQTDSLDFLLDDDINATDGSTLSGVSFYAAGGSNGRT; this is translated from the coding sequence ATGTATAGTCTTCATTTTTGTGTGTTTGAGCTTGTAAACATAGAAAAAATCACCATGGAAAATAACTTTGAGAAATCGACAGTGAAAGCAGGTCAATCGGATGCGCACTCAACGCTGTCGCAACCTAAACTTGAGAAGAAGCAAGAAGCACTGGAGATGTTCTGGAGAGACAAAAAGAGAGAGATGGAGAATGTTAACAATTTCAAGAACAATCTGCTACTTCCACCTAACCGCATCAAGACGATCATGAAGATGGATACGGATGTCCGAATGATCGCTACTGAAACACCTGTTTTGTTGGCTAAGGCATGTGAGTTGTTCATTCAAGAACTCACTCTTCTTTCCTGGTTTAAAGCTGAGAAAAATTGTCGACGTACTTTGAAGAAGGATGACCTCATTAATGTGATTATACAGACCGACTCTTTGGATTTCcttcttgatgatgatattaatgCTACTGACGGCTCCACACTAAGCGGTGTGTCGTTCTATGCTGCTGGAGGCAGCAATGGGCGTACATGA